In Salvelinus namaycush isolate Seneca chromosome 15, SaNama_1.0, whole genome shotgun sequence, a genomic segment contains:
- the znf593 gene encoding zinc finger protein 593, translating into MGKSKQIGNHNSTRKKSIGKTWKTKNYKKHLDEIHADMKPSAAAKLLKQEVDYDVTGSAQHYCLHCARYFIDVKALKDHFKTKVHKKRIKLLKDEPYTQAEADRAAGMGSYIPHKTVEVKTQEVEEKMD; encoded by the exons ATGGGGAAATCCAAACAGATCGGAAACCACAACAGTACCAGGAAGAAGAGTATTGGCAAGACATGGAAGACAAAGAATTATAAGAAGCACTTGGACGAAATCCATGCAGACATGAAGCCCTCAGCTGCAGCCAAGTTGCTCAAACAGGAGGTGGACTATGATGTCACTGGCAGTGCCCAGCACTACTGTTTACATTGCGC ACGATATTTTATTGACGTGAAAGCCCTGAAGGACCACTTTAAAACCAAAGTGCACAAGAAACG GATTAAGCTGTTGAAGGATGAACCCTACACTCAGGCAGAAGCAGATAGAGCTGCAGGTATGGGTTCTTATATACCTCACAAAACCGTAGAGGTGAAAACACAAGAGGTGGAAGAGAAGATGGACTGA
- the selenon gene encoding selenoprotein N has product MAADVDKRIPEDKKASLGEDERLDKSQGGERLAPGRSKRSWIIGAMSTLLMFIIVPLLAFGYTYYQDSQLLKRHEVALKALGTEGLFLFSSLDTDHDLYLSPEEFKLVAEKLTGISPPADFEEEVTHDPNGETLTLEAKMRPLQLDTMTKSKDGFLGVTHSSLSGLRSWQSPAVPSMSFSASQFRAFLPPKNKGEVGDTWWVIQSELNIFTGYLPNNRYHPPAPRGKEVLIHSLLSMFHPRPFIKSRFAPQGTVACIRAASDFYLDIVFRIHAEFQLNDVPDFPFWFTPGQFTGNIILSRDSSHVRQFTLYVPNDRTLNVDMEWLYGATENSNMEVDIGYLPQMELRAAGPSTPSFIQDEEGNIIDSRGGGSDPVQFVFEDIHWTSEISREEAARRLEVTFYPFKKVSYLPFSEAFQRAQEESKLVHSILLWGALDDQSCUGSGRTLRETVLESSPVLALLNQSFVSSWSLVKELEDMQANEQNPVESQRARLHLEKYNFPVEMMVALPNGTIVHHINANYFLDQTSMKPEEEAATFSFSGGFEDPSTATYINFLKEGLEKAKEHLAQ; this is encoded by the exons ATGGCCGCGGACGTGGATAAAAGAATCCCGGAGGACAAGAAAGCTAGTTTGGGGGAGGATGAGCGTCTGGACAAATCTCAAGGCGGTGAACGACTGGCGCCTGGCAGGTCCAAGCGATCTTGGATCATTGGAGCAATGTCAACATTGCTTATGTTCATTATTGTTCCCCTTCTTGCCTTTGGTTATACATATTATCAGGACTCACAGCTACTTAAACGTCAT GAAGTGGCCTTGAAAGCACTGGGTACCGAGGgcctctttctcttctcctccttggACACAGACCATGACCTGTACCTTAGTCCTGAGGAGTTCAAACTCGTCGCAGAGAAACTCACAG GGATCTCACCTCCAGCAGATTTTGAGGAGGAAGTGACCCATGACCCCAATGGAGAGACCCTAACCCTGGAGGCCAAGATGCGGCCTCTGCAGCTTGACACAATGACGAAGAGCAAGGACGGCTTCCTTGGG GTTACTCATAGTTCCCTGAGTGGGCTGCGTTCCTGGCAGAGTCCTGCTGTGCCCTCCATGTCCTTCTCTGCCAGCCAGTTCAGGGCCTTCCTGCCCCCCAAAAACAAAGGGGAAGTGGGGGACACCTGGTGGGTCATTCAGAGTGAGCTCAACATCTTCACTGGGTACCTGCCAAACAATCGCTACCACCCTCCTGCACCACGAGGAAAAGAG GTTCTTATTCACTCCCTGCTAAGTATGTTCCACCCACGGCCATTCATCAAGTCCCGTTTTGCCCCTCAGGGAACAGTGGCCTGCATCCGAGCCGCCAGTGACTTTTATCTGGACATTGTCTTCAG GATCCATGCAGAGTTCCAGCTCAATGATGTCCCAGACTTCCCCTTCTGGTTCACCCCGGGCCAGTTCACTGGCAACATCATCCTCTCCCGGGACTCATCCCACGTCCGACAGTTCACCCTCTACGTCCCCAACGACAG GACTCTGAATGTGGACATGGAGTGGCTCTATGGAGCCActgagaacagtaatatggaGGTGGACATTGGATACCTGCCACAG ATGGAGCTGCGGGCCGCTGGTCCATCCACGCCCTCCTTCATCCAGGATGAGGAGGGGAATATTATCGATAGCCGAGGGGGAGGCAGCGACCCTGTCCAGTTTGTCTTCGAGGACATCCACTGGACGTCTGAGATCAGCCGTGAGGAGGCTGCTCGCCGCCTCGAGGTCACCTTCTACCCCTTCAAGAAG GTGTCATACCTGCCCTTCTCGGAGGCCTTTCAGCGAGCGCAGGAAGAGAGCAAGCTGGTGcactccatcctcctctggggGGCACTAGATGACCAATCCTGCTGAG GTTCTGGGCGGACTCTCCGGGAGACAGTCCTGGAAAGTTCGCCCGTCCTGGCCCTGCTCAACCAGAGCTTCGTCAGCAGCTGGTCCCTGGTCAAAGAGCTTGAGGACATGCAG GCTAACGAGCAGAACCCGGTTGAGAGTCAGAGGGCCCGCCTACACCTGGAGAAGTACAACTTTCCAGTAGAAATGATGGTGGCGCTGCCCAACGGCACTATC GTTCACCACATCAATGCTAACTACTTCCTGGACCAGACGTCCATGAAGCCGGAGGAGGAAGCTGCCACATTTAGCTTCTCTGGGGGGTTCGAGGACCCATCCACTGCCACGTACATCAACTTCCTCAAAGAGGGTCTGGAGAAAGCCAAGGAGCACCTGGCACAGTAA